One segment of Carya illinoinensis cultivar Pawnee chromosome 1, C.illinoinensisPawnee_v1, whole genome shotgun sequence DNA contains the following:
- the LOC122293301 gene encoding F-box protein At2g02240-like — protein METHITRIVPEECIANIISNTSPRDACRLSLVSRGFKIAAASNLVWERFLPPDHWNIICVRQFRQRQRHRHHHPPPFNAQTFAINKWSGKKCYMLGARELSISWGDTEYDWQWISSSKSPGLPKSGFSEVAHLWLLWWLEIIGSVETKILSPNTTYGVYFIYTIAQLPKNNMYFNTSPYGLFHPMKVSLSIENDIEGETTNIAYLQPRTSRDRPPGQEGRLPCKREDMWMETENWGVLQWR, from the exons ATGGAAACGCATATAACAAGGATTGTGCCCGAAGAGTGCATCGCCAACATCATTTCCAACACAAGTCCTCGCGATGCATGTAGATTGTCGCTGGTTTCTCGAGGCTTCAAAATAGCTGCCGCTTCCAATCTCGTGTGGGAGAGATTTCTGCCACCGGATCATTGGAACATCATTTGTGTCCGTCAGTTTCGTCAGAGGCAGcgtcatcgtcatcatcatcctccTCCT TTCAACGCACAGACTTTTGCAATAAACAAGTGGAGTGGGAAAAAATGTTATATGCTGGGAGCGAGGGAGTTATCCATATCATGGGGAGATACTGAATATGACTGGCAATGGATTTCTTCATCTAAGTCCCCAGGTTTACCCAAATccgg ATTCTCAGAGGTTGCTCATCTTTGGCTTCTGTGGTGGCTTGAGATAATAGGCAGTGTCGAGACTAAAATCCTATCCCCAAATACAACATATGGCGTATACTTTATTTACACCATTGCACAGTTGCCCAAAAACAATATGTACTTTAATACAAGTCCCTACGGGCTTTTCCACCCAATGAAGGTGTCTCTTAGCATTGAAAACGACATTGAAGGTGAAACTACCAATATTGCTTATCTGCAACCAAGAACATCAAGAGACAGACCTCCTGGACAGGAAGGACGGCTTCCATGCAAGAGAGAGGACATGTGGATGGAGACTGAGAATTGGGGAGTTCTTCAATGGAGATGA